In one window of Desulfovibrio sp. UCD-KL4C DNA:
- a CDS encoding zinc-binding dehydrogenase, translating to MRAVYFKNKNIELIETEKPELSEGDALLKVIIVGICNTDIELHKGYYGFEGVPGHEFVAIVEVCPDYPELIGKRVVADINIVHSSYSGDPRHAPDRNVIGIANHAGAFAEYLKVPVTNLYVVEDSITTEAAVFAEPLAAALEVSQQIHITADMRVMVLGDGKLGLLTALALRIYNPNVLLVGKHADKLAIAAVLGVETHCIESVDELSELASEHGRYDLVVEATGSENGLAYAIDFVRPEGTIVAKTTSHKPTSMNLAKVVVNEISIVGSRCGDIGLALSTLEHGLIDVSGLIEAEYDFAKFHLAFEHACRKGAKKVLVRM from the coding sequence TTGCGAGCAGTATATTTTAAAAATAAAAATATTGAACTAATTGAAACTGAAAAACCGGAATTGTCTGAAGGTGATGCTCTTTTAAAAGTTATTATTGTCGGAATTTGCAATACGGATATCGAACTTCATAAAGGCTATTACGGTTTTGAAGGTGTCCCGGGACATGAATTTGTCGCAATAGTTGAAGTGTGTCCTGATTATCCTGAATTAATCGGAAAAAGAGTTGTTGCAGATATTAATATTGTTCATAGTTCTTACTCCGGTGATCCGCGGCATGCACCTGATAGAAATGTTATTGGAATAGCTAACCATGCTGGTGCATTTGCTGAGTATCTTAAAGTTCCAGTTACCAATCTGTATGTTGTTGAGGATAGTATCACTACTGAAGCTGCAGTTTTCGCTGAGCCGCTTGCTGCTGCTCTTGAAGTAAGTCAGCAGATCCATATAACAGCAGATATGCGGGTGATGGTGCTTGGGGATGGGAAGCTCGGACTACTGACGGCCTTGGCATTAAGGATATATAATCCGAATGTACTATTAGTCGGTAAACACGCTGATAAACTTGCTATTGCAGCAGTTCTGGGCGTGGAAACTCATTGTATTGAAAGTGTAGATGAGCTTTCTGAATTAGCGTCTGAGCATGGTCGATATGATCTGGTTGTTGAGGCAACAGGAAGTGAAAATGGTTTAGCATATGCTATAGATTTTGTACGACCTGAAGGAACTATCGTAGCTAAAACCACATCTCATAAGCCGACTTCGATGAATCTTGCTAAAGTGGTTGTAAATGAAATTTCGATTGTAGGATCCCGCTGCGGTGATATTGGACTTGCTCTTTCGACTCTTGAGCATGGTCTTATTGATGTTTCAGGTTTGATAGAAGCTGAGTATGATTTTGCTAAGTTTCATTTAGCTTTTGAACATGCATGTCGTAAAGGTGCAAAAAAAGTGCTTGTAAGAATGTAG
- a CDS encoding DUF169 domain-containing protein: MTYKEMQELLMKEMRLYHYPVAVKFFFKQEEVDQFKKTAEFFTPVKPMTYCQWEIAARMKGQTVYSDVDGLMCGNAKYSFGWKDLDDSEIKGHAKYTRNLEQAEKFVKTKTQLPKGLLGVAVAPLGDIDGIFEPDVVHFYVDNMQSYHLAVDYMAATDTHPLRPNVTMNSSACGGTVYSFVEDEFNMCPACSGSYNAGKTERGEINVMIPGTKFKAVVERLVERINEKGSGAITRPGDGFPGADVCKNCPLIIFKKNDEKK; encoded by the coding sequence ATGACTTACAAGGAAATGCAAGAATTATTGATGAAGGAAATGAGACTTTACCATTACCCAGTCGCTGTTAAATTTTTCTTTAAGCAAGAAGAAGTTGACCAGTTCAAAAAAACAGCTGAGTTCTTTACTCCAGTCAAGCCTATGACTTATTGCCAGTGGGAAATTGCTGCCCGCATGAAAGGCCAGACTGTTTACTCTGACGTCGACGGCCTCATGTGTGGAAACGCAAAGTACAGCTTCGGCTGGAAAGACCTTGACGACTCTGAGATCAAAGGACACGCAAAATATACCCGCAACCTCGAACAGGCTGAAAAGTTTGTTAAGACCAAAACTCAGCTTCCTAAAGGCCTTCTCGGTGTTGCCGTTGCTCCCTTAGGAGACATTGATGGCATATTTGAACCTGATGTTGTTCATTTCTATGTAGATAACATGCAGTCCTACCACCTTGCTGTTGATTACATGGCTGCAACAGACACTCACCCTCTTCGCCCTAATGTAACAATGAACTCATCCGCATGCGGCGGTACTGTTTATTCTTTTGTTGAAGACGAATTCAATATGTGTCCAGCATGCTCCGGTAGCTACAATGCTGGTAAAACCGAACGCGGTGAAATCAACGTAATGATTCCAGGCACTAAATTTAAAGCTGTTGTTGAAAGACTCGTTGAGCGCATAAATGAAAAAGGCAGCGGAGCAATCACCCGTCCTGGTGATGGATTCCCAGGTGCGGACGTATGTAAGAACTGTCCTTTGATCATATTTAAAAAGAACGACGAAAAGAAATAG
- a CDS encoding holin family protein, giving the protein MISSILDLGSTIIDKIWPDAADREKAKLKLVELQSKGELVEIESRLKIMLAEMSGNWLQRSWRPILMLTIITIVANNYLVYPYMSLFWAQAPRLELPPQLWSLMQLGLSGYVVGRSAEKVVKTWRGNGG; this is encoded by the coding sequence ATGATCAGTTCCATTTTGGATCTCGGATCTACAATTATCGACAAAATTTGGCCCGATGCAGCTGACAGGGAAAAAGCGAAATTAAAGCTCGTGGAATTGCAAAGTAAGGGGGAGCTTGTTGAGATTGAATCCCGTTTGAAAATCATGCTGGCAGAAATGTCCGGTAATTGGCTTCAGCGTTCGTGGCGGCCAATTTTGATGCTGACCATTATTACTATCGTGGCGAATAATTACCTTGTGTATCCGTACATGAGTCTGTTTTGGGCGCAGGCTCCGCGCCTTGAACTTCCGCCGCAACTTTGGTCGCTGATGCAACTGGGGTTAAGCGGTTATGTTGTGGGCCGAAGCGCAGAAAAAGTTGTTAAAACATGGAGGGGAAATGGTGGCTGA
- a CDS encoding sulfite exporter TauE/SafE family protein — protein MFKSRKSLLIMALAALAVVVFFEPAFAGKLQAAIDATPKGTGPGEINTELATGFLGINGAPSPNLILGFAWAIWVGWIFSTVGAFGGIMAGVGHITIYGFGNFASTFKKTSPVMNKLVTDSIRVSNQWLVGTSAAMSSYNYFKMGRLVLPLGLSLAAGSIAGSYLVPWLTAGKISLKDYIGYFGLFVLFLGCYLFYETSPKGQANKKEAKEAAKAFEASIKKEKEGGAVDTQSLGVKVISFSLTKCIFTFYGVEFSFNPLVPVVGGFCIASLASFLGVGGGFLLVPFLTSVAGLPMYLVAGTSALAVLVGMTTSIFTYMVVKDTPVFWPLIGVELLGILVGSFIGPRTSKYIPDVWLKRLFIVLALYVGIRYSTKGFLGYSIVPPF, from the coding sequence ATGTTTAAATCCCGCAAAAGCCTTTTGATTATGGCTCTGGCGGCGCTGGCTGTGGTGGTTTTTTTCGAACCAGCCTTTGCAGGCAAGCTACAAGCAGCAATTGACGCCACCCCTAAAGGAACTGGCCCAGGCGAAATTAACACCGAACTGGCTACCGGATTTCTAGGAATTAACGGAGCTCCATCCCCTAACCTTATTCTTGGATTTGCATGGGCAATCTGGGTTGGTTGGATTTTCTCAACTGTTGGCGCATTTGGTGGAATTATGGCTGGTGTCGGTCACATCACCATCTACGGCTTCGGTAACTTTGCTTCTACATTCAAGAAAACTTCTCCTGTAATGAACAAGCTTGTTACAGACTCCATCCGCGTATCCAACCAGTGGCTTGTAGGTACATCTGCAGCGATGTCTTCTTACAACTACTTCAAAATGGGTCGCCTTGTTCTTCCTTTGGGACTTTCACTTGCAGCTGGATCAATCGCAGGTTCTTACCTTGTGCCATGGCTCACAGCAGGTAAAATTTCTCTGAAAGACTACATCGGATACTTTGGTCTTTTCGTTCTTTTCCTTGGTTGCTACCTCTTTTACGAAACTTCTCCTAAAGGACAGGCTAACAAAAAAGAAGCTAAAGAAGCTGCAAAAGCTTTTGAAGCATCAATCAAAAAAGAAAAAGAAGGCGGAGCCGTTGATACTCAGTCTTTGGGCGTTAAAGTTATCAGCTTCTCTCTCACAAAATGTATTTTCACTTTCTACGGTGTAGAGTTCTCTTTCAATCCTTTGGTTCCAGTTGTCGGTGGTTTCTGCATCGCATCTCTGGCTTCCTTCCTCGGAGTTGGTGGTGGATTCTTGCTGGTTCCTTTCCTGACAAGTGTTGCCGGACTTCCTATGTACCTCGTAGCAGGAACATCAGCTCTTGCTGTTTTGGTTGGTATGACAACTTCTATCTTCACCTACATGGTTGTTAAAGATACTCCTGTATTCTGGCCTCTAATCGGTGTTGAACTTCTTGGAATTCTTGTCGGTTCCTTTATTGGACCACGCACTTCCAAGTACATCCCTGACGTATGGCTTAAGAGACTCTTTATCGTTCTCGCACTTTACGTTGGTATTCGCTACTCAACCAAGGGCTTCCTCGGTTACAGCATCGTGCCTCCGTTCTAG
- a CDS encoding N-acyl homoserine lactonase family protein, with protein MSMYTIHPIVMGTKRFDKGMMTYQHDYGTPYIIPIYCWYLEGGDKKIIVDTGEMQPVISDDREKGLGGKIYTFEDGLAKYDLKPEDIDIVIHTHLHNDHCENDYKCVNAKIYAHRNELEHIHNPHPLDFRYLEDYIEDVEDNGQVEIIDSDCEIVPGIRVMHTPVHTEGGLTILIDTKGGLAAITGFCVIMENFYPPLEVTGMEMEVIPPGTSVNTYKAYDIMLEVKSLADIIIPLHEPQFAKVDTVEGT; from the coding sequence ATGAGTATGTATACAATACATCCCATTGTAATGGGTACTAAGAGATTTGATAAAGGTATGATGACATATCAGCATGATTATGGAACTCCTTATATTATACCTATTTACTGCTGGTATTTAGAAGGTGGAGATAAGAAGATTATTGTAGATACCGGAGAAATGCAGCCTGTTATATCCGATGATCGTGAAAAGGGACTCGGGGGTAAAATTTATACCTTTGAGGATGGATTGGCTAAGTACGATTTAAAACCTGAAGATATAGATATTGTTATTCACACTCATTTACATAACGATCATTGTGAAAATGATTATAAATGTGTGAATGCGAAAATTTATGCTCACCGTAATGAGCTTGAACACATACATAATCCTCATCCGCTAGATTTCAGATATCTGGAAGATTACATTGAGGATGTTGAAGATAATGGGCAGGTTGAAATCATTGATAGTGATTGTGAAATAGTTCCCGGGATCAGGGTAATGCATACTCCTGTGCACACTGAAGGCGGTCTCACTATACTTATTGATACAAAAGGTGGATTAGCGGCAATTACCGGTTTTTGTGTGATTATGGAGAACTTTTATCCACCACTTGAAGTAACTGGTATGGAAATGGAAGTAATTCCTCCGGGAACAAGTGTTAACACTTACAAAGCGTACGATATTATGCTCGAAGTGAAATCGCTTGCAGATATTATCATTCCGCTTCATGAGCCGCAATTTGCAAAGGTTGATACTGTCGAAGGAACATAA
- a CDS encoding phosphate/phosphite/phosphonate ABC transporter substrate-binding protein has translation MLKLKFLIPTVLLLLGIALYLRGYGLDENIVKVNMSIREEISVPEPEKAITYAYLPQYSHKVSYQRHNQLIEYLAKETGLTLRQVFPDTFEEHRRMVENGDIDISFSNPMTYIKIANSGAQAFARIIEPSGSPTFRGQIIARQDNRFIHKIKDCRGKSWIAVDPLSAGGYLFALGLFFKQGITADDFKEISFASGPGGKQEKAVLAVYAGKYDFASIREGTLNIVKDKVNISKLKIVAETKRYPSWVYAARKGLDPKIKNSIAKAMFKLSMDNPEQAQILKQAGMRGIIPAQDSDYDSIRKLMAKLGLTKNSHKEWEIKE, from the coding sequence ATGCTGAAACTTAAGTTTTTAATCCCTACAGTCCTACTTCTTCTCGGTATCGCTCTATATCTTCGCGGATATGGTCTGGATGAGAACATCGTTAAAGTTAACATGTCTATCCGAGAAGAAATAAGCGTTCCTGAGCCAGAAAAAGCTATTACTTACGCATATCTACCTCAATATTCACATAAAGTTTCTTATCAAAGACATAACCAACTTATCGAGTATCTCGCAAAAGAAACTGGCCTGACTCTCAGGCAGGTTTTTCCTGATACATTTGAAGAACACCGCAGAATGGTTGAAAATGGTGATATTGATATTTCATTTTCAAACCCGATGACCTACATAAAAATCGCAAATTCAGGAGCGCAGGCATTCGCCCGCATAATCGAACCTTCAGGTAGTCCAACTTTCAGAGGACAAATCATTGCAAGGCAAGACAATCGTTTTATTCATAAAATTAAAGACTGCAGGGGGAAAAGCTGGATTGCTGTCGATCCCCTTTCTGCCGGAGGCTATCTTTTCGCTCTTGGTCTTTTTTTCAAACAAGGTATTACTGCCGATGATTTTAAAGAAATCTCATTTGCTTCCGGCCCCGGAGGAAAGCAAGAAAAAGCTGTTCTCGCAGTATACGCAGGAAAATACGATTTTGCTTCAATTCGCGAAGGGACACTTAATATTGTAAAAGACAAAGTTAATATTTCAAAACTCAAAATTGTCGCAGAAACTAAACGCTATCCAAGCTGGGTATACGCGGCTCGCAAAGGTCTTGATCCTAAAATAAAGAATTCAATCGCAAAAGCCATGTTTAAACTATCTATGGACAATCCAGAACAGGCGCAAATTTTAAAACAAGCTGGAATGCGTGGAATTATTCCAGCACAAGATAGTGACTATGATTCCATAAGAAAGCTCATGGCTAAACTTGGCCTTACCAAAAATAGTCATAAAGAATGGGAGATTAAAGAATGA